One Streptomyces sp. SAI-135 DNA segment encodes these proteins:
- a CDS encoding type 1 glutamine amidotransferase domain-containing protein yields the protein MSKILFVMTGADHWTLADGTQHPTGFWAEEAVAPYEAFKAAGHEIVVATPGGVVPTVDKGSLAAEVNGGQENADRIAAVLASAPELQAPVRLDEVDLDDYVAVFYPGGHGPMEDLAVDADSGRLLTRALESGKPLGVVCHAPAALLAATGADGSNAFAGRRVAAFTNAEETQAGLADKAKWLLQDRLTEAGVQVEPSEPWAPHVIVDGNLVTGQNPASSAPLAAELLKKLG from the coding sequence ATGTCGAAGATCCTCTTTGTGATGACCGGTGCCGACCACTGGACCCTGGCCGACGGCACCCAGCACCCGACCGGCTTCTGGGCCGAGGAGGCCGTCGCCCCGTACGAGGCCTTCAAGGCCGCGGGACACGAGATCGTCGTGGCCACGCCGGGCGGTGTCGTGCCGACCGTGGACAAGGGCAGCCTCGCGGCCGAGGTCAACGGCGGCCAGGAGAACGCCGACCGCATCGCCGCGGTGCTCGCCTCGGCGCCCGAACTGCAGGCCCCGGTACGGTTGGACGAGGTCGACCTCGACGACTACGTGGCCGTCTTCTACCCCGGTGGCCACGGGCCGATGGAGGACCTCGCGGTCGACGCGGACTCGGGCCGGCTGCTCACCCGCGCCCTGGAGAGCGGAAAGCCCCTCGGCGTCGTCTGCCACGCCCCGGCCGCGCTGCTCGCCGCCACCGGGGCCGACGGCTCCAACGCGTTCGCCGGGCGCCGGGTGGCGGCTTTCACCAACGCCGAGGAGACCCAGGCGGGCCTCGCCGACAAGGCCAAGTGGCTGCTCCAGGACCGGCTCACCGAGGCCGGTGTCCAGGTCGAGCCGTCCGAGCCGTGGGCGCCGCATGTGATCGTCGACGGCAACCTGGTGACCGGGCAGAACCCGGCGTCCTCCGCGCCGCTCGCCGCCGAGCTGCTGAAGAAGCTGGGCTGA
- a CDS encoding LysR family transcriptional regulator: MRDRFTNGSEDPGHAVGGPLDLNLLRTFLTVYRTGSFTAAARLLGLSQPTVTTQVRSLERQVCRELFERRARGVTPVPYADELAARIVQPLDSLAAVAGPSGSTEDGPAEPVHLGGPAELLSRCVLPGLASLVDRGVRLRVTPGLTEPLLDDLRAGRHDLVIATFRPRGRTLTAVPLNDEEFVLVASPAWALRLGAPEHLAAALHGVPLIAYAEDLPIVRRYWRHVFGRRLVRQPALTMPDLNGVKAAVAGGAGFTVLPRYLCADELASGALVLLHDPDDPPINTGFLVQRPGTSGNPHVALVRDHLLQSARDW; this comes from the coding sequence ATGAGGGATAGGTTCACCAATGGCTCCGAGGATCCGGGGCACGCCGTCGGCGGCCCGCTGGACCTGAACCTGCTGCGGACGTTCCTGACCGTGTACCGCACCGGCTCCTTCACCGCGGCCGCCCGTCTGCTGGGCCTGTCCCAGCCGACGGTCACCACCCAGGTACGTTCCCTGGAACGGCAGGTGTGCCGCGAGCTGTTCGAGCGCCGGGCGCGGGGGGTGACCCCGGTGCCGTACGCGGACGAGCTCGCCGCCCGGATCGTGCAGCCGCTGGACTCGCTCGCCGCGGTGGCCGGGCCTTCCGGGAGCACAGAGGACGGCCCGGCCGAGCCGGTGCACCTCGGGGGCCCGGCCGAGTTGCTGTCCCGGTGCGTCCTGCCCGGCCTCGCATCCCTGGTGGACCGGGGTGTACGGCTGCGTGTCACGCCCGGTCTGACCGAACCGCTCCTGGACGATCTGCGCGCCGGCCGCCACGACCTGGTGATCGCCACGTTCCGGCCGCGCGGCCGCACGCTGACGGCCGTGCCGCTCAACGACGAGGAGTTCGTGCTCGTCGCCTCCCCCGCCTGGGCCCTGCGGCTCGGCGCGCCGGAACACCTCGCGGCCGCCCTGCACGGCGTCCCGCTCATCGCCTACGCCGAGGACCTGCCCATCGTGCGCCGCTACTGGCGGCACGTCTTCGGCCGGCGCCTGGTGCGGCAGCCCGCCCTCACCATGCCCGACCTGAACGGGGTCAAGGCCGCGGTGGCAGGGGGAGCCGGATTCACCGTGCTCCCCCGCTACCTGTGCGCCGACGAGCTGGCGTCGGGGGCCCTGGTCCTGCTGCACGACCCCGACGACCCGCCCATCAACACCGGCTTTCTGGTCCAGCGCCCCGGGACCTCCGGCAACCCGCACGTGGCACTGGTCCGCGACCACCTGCTGC